A genomic window from Sulfurospirillum multivorans DSM 12446 includes:
- the pta gene encoding phosphate acetyltransferase, translating into MKTKSLYISSLAPAAGSLIVAMGIMELLKSRLGRVAFFRPVILDGSGADKDINFMLEYYALGMEYKDAYGYTVHEVESLIAENKFNHVLENLIDKLKILESQYDFVLIEGLNQSNFSQALDFDINLSIAKNLSSPFIGVLKGKNKSVKEVMDEILIEAEAIKGAGCQHFATFVNRLGEDEAEELKALSKQDALQCAPLYFLPEVPELDTPTVAEIKKALGCMHIYGEEKDLRRVVKQSKIAAMKLDNFLEYIEDGDLVITSGDRSDIIVGCLSTVFSNNYPNISGILLTAGMMPHKSINKLVAGFKDLSIPILSVEDGTFNTAVNVAKVPATITPQSVRKIALAMGLFSSNVNITEIEKCIDTESATSAITPIMFEYALFERARRDRKKIVLPESNDERILRATEILLRRDVADIILLGVEEEVRQKSASLGLDISKATIIDPLNSPLMDEFVTSFYEMRKAKGLALDVARDSMMMKNYFGTMMVYLGHADGMVSGAIHTTQETIRPALQIIKTKPGISIVSSLFFMCLDTRVLVYGDCAVNQDPNAEELAQIAISSADTAKMFGIEPKIAMLSYSTGDSGKGEEVEKVRLATKIVKETRPDLLVEGPIQYDAAIDPSVAKTKLPNSQVAGKATIFIFPDLNTGNNTYKAVQRSSGAVAIGPVLQGLRKPVNDLSRGCLVPDIVNTVAITAIQAQTNDGDIK; encoded by the coding sequence ATGAAAACGAAGAGTTTATATATCTCATCGCTTGCGCCAGCAGCGGGCAGTCTGATCGTAGCGATGGGTATTATGGAGCTGTTAAAAAGCCGTCTTGGGAGAGTTGCTTTTTTTCGCCCTGTCATTTTAGATGGCAGTGGAGCCGATAAAGATATTAACTTTATGTTAGAGTATTATGCACTGGGTATGGAGTATAAAGATGCCTATGGTTATACGGTACATGAAGTTGAAAGCTTAATTGCAGAAAATAAGTTCAATCACGTTTTAGAAAACCTTATTGATAAACTCAAAATCTTGGAAAGCCAGTATGATTTTGTTCTCATTGAAGGGCTCAATCAGTCTAACTTTTCGCAAGCACTTGATTTTGACATCAATCTCTCCATTGCTAAAAATCTCAGTAGCCCTTTTATTGGTGTCCTCAAAGGCAAAAATAAGAGCGTCAAAGAGGTGATGGATGAGATTTTGATTGAAGCAGAGGCGATTAAAGGTGCAGGCTGTCAACACTTTGCAACCTTTGTCAATCGTTTAGGCGAAGACGAAGCTGAAGAGCTCAAAGCGCTTTCAAAACAAGATGCTTTACAATGCGCACCGCTCTATTTTTTACCCGAAGTTCCAGAACTCGACACTCCAACCGTCGCTGAAATCAAAAAAGCGCTTGGCTGTATGCACATTTACGGTGAAGAAAAAGATCTCAGACGTGTGGTCAAACAGAGCAAAATTGCAGCGATGAAACTCGATAATTTCTTAGAATACATCGAAGATGGCGACTTGGTTATCACTTCAGGTGATCGCTCTGACATTATTGTCGGCTGCTTGAGTACGGTTTTTTCTAACAATTACCCGAACATCTCAGGTATTTTACTGACCGCTGGTATGATGCCTCACAAATCCATCAACAAGCTTGTTGCAGGCTTTAAAGATCTCTCCATTCCTATCTTAAGTGTGGAAGATGGCACCTTTAATACAGCAGTCAATGTTGCGAAGGTTCCTGCAACCATTACCCCGCAAAGTGTGCGAAAAATTGCGCTGGCTATGGGACTTTTCTCTTCCAATGTCAATATCACAGAGATTGAAAAGTGTATCGACACCGAATCAGCCACAAGCGCTATTACCCCTATTATGTTTGAGTATGCACTTTTTGAGCGTGCGAGAAGAGATCGTAAAAAAATCGTCTTACCTGAGAGCAATGATGAGCGTATTTTGCGTGCAACAGAGATTTTGTTGCGTCGTGATGTTGCTGATATTATTCTTTTAGGTGTTGAAGAAGAGGTTCGCCAAAAAAGTGCAAGTCTTGGACTAGACATTAGCAAAGCGACCATCATCGATCCGTTAAATTCTCCGCTTATGGATGAGTTTGTGACGTCGTTTTACGAGATGCGAAAAGCCAAAGGGCTTGCGCTTGATGTGGCACGCGATAGCATGATGATGAAAAATTACTTTGGAACGATGATGGTCTATCTTGGACATGCAGATGGCATGGTTTCAGGCGCTATTCACACGACACAAGAGACGATTCGACCTGCGCTTCAGATCATCAAAACTAAGCCGGGTATTTCCATTGTTTCGAGCCTTTTCTTTATGTGTTTGGATACACGTGTGTTGGTTTATGGCGATTGTGCTGTCAATCAAGACCCAAATGCGGAAGAGCTTGCGCAAATTGCTATCTCCTCTGCCGATACCGCGAAAATGTTTGGCATTGAGCCAAAAATCGCGATGCTCTCTTACTCTACGGGTGATTCAGGCAAGGGTGAAGAGGTTGAAAAAGTTCGCCTTGCAACCAAAATTGTCAAAGAGACACGTCCTGATTTATTGGTCGAAGGTCCGATTCAATACGACGCTGCCATTGATCCAAGTGTTGCTAAAACCAAACTGCCAAACAGTCAGGTCGCTGGTAAAGCAACGATCTTTATCTTCCCCGATCTTAATACAGGCAATAACACCTACAAAGCGGTTCAAAGAAGCTCAGGTGCGGTTGCCATTGGTCCCGTTTTACAAGGCCTTAGAAAACCAGTTAACGACTTAAGCCGTGGATGTTTAGTCCCTGATATTGTCAATACCGTAGCCATTACAGCCATTCAAGCACAAACCAATGATGGAGATATTAAGTGA
- a CDS encoding acetate/propionate family kinase, whose amino-acid sequence MKILVLNAGSSSVKYQLFNMANNAVLASGMIEQIGEKESMAKIKYKDADDVEHKREQKCAIPDHDEALKWMSQALIHSGVIEDLNELDGIGHRVVQGGASFQEPAMVNEYVMSEIERLIPLGPLHNPGHLAGMRVAVHQSPNVPQVAIFDTAFHSTLPKYAYMYAIPYKYYDDLRIRRYGFHGTSHRYIVKEAAKYLKQDVNTLNAITLHLGNGASVAAIENGKSVDTSMGLTPLEGLIMGTRSGDIDPAILFYLARKRGLTLDDLDKMLNKESGLKGICGSNDMREITQMAEEGDEKAQLARDMFNYRLKKYIGSYSAVLGRVDCIVFTGGIGENDSGVRLKSCENLENFGIIIDPLLNEMRSSDILQISAPDSKVKVLVIPTNEELEIAMETMEMIEKHH is encoded by the coding sequence GTGAAAATTTTAGTCTTAAATGCGGGTAGTTCTTCTGTTAAATACCAACTCTTTAATATGGCAAATAATGCCGTTCTCGCCAGTGGTATGATTGAGCAAATCGGCGAAAAAGAGTCGATGGCTAAAATTAAGTACAAAGATGCGGACGATGTTGAGCATAAACGGGAGCAAAAATGTGCTATTCCTGATCATGATGAGGCACTCAAATGGATGAGTCAAGCGTTGATTCACTCGGGTGTGATTGAGGATCTGAATGAACTTGATGGCATCGGGCATCGTGTCGTTCAAGGAGGCGCTTCGTTTCAAGAACCTGCGATGGTCAATGAGTATGTCATGTCGGAGATTGAGCGGCTGATTCCTCTAGGACCCTTGCACAATCCTGGACATTTAGCAGGAATGAGGGTCGCGGTGCACCAAAGCCCTAATGTGCCTCAAGTGGCCATTTTTGACACTGCTTTTCATTCAACATTGCCAAAATACGCTTACATGTACGCGATTCCTTACAAATATTATGATGATTTACGCATTCGTCGTTATGGTTTTCATGGAACATCCCATCGCTACATTGTGAAAGAAGCCGCCAAATACCTGAAGCAAGATGTCAATACCCTCAATGCCATTACGCTTCACTTAGGCAACGGTGCGAGTGTTGCTGCTATTGAAAATGGTAAAAGTGTGGATACGTCTATGGGCTTAACGCCGCTTGAAGGGCTCATTATGGGAACACGCAGTGGCGATATTGACCCTGCTATTTTGTTCTATTTGGCACGAAAGCGTGGGCTGACACTCGATGATCTAGATAAAATGCTCAATAAAGAGAGTGGTTTAAAAGGGATATGCGGAAGCAACGACATGCGAGAAATTACACAAATGGCAGAAGAGGGCGATGAAAAAGCTCAGCTTGCGCGTGATATGTTTAACTACCGTCTGAAAAAGTACATTGGCTCTTACAGTGCAGTACTTGGTCGTGTTGATTGCATCGTATTTACGGGAGGTATTGGTGAAAATGATAGCGGGGTTCGCCTTAAGTCGTGTGAAAATTTAGAGAATTTTGGCATTATAATTGATCCACTGCTCAATGAAATGCGCTCAAGTGATATTCTGCAAATTAGCGCACCAGATAGCAAGGTCAAAGTATTAGTTATCCCTACAAACGAAGAGTTGGAAATCGCAATGGAAACGATGGAGATGATCGAAAAACATCACTAA
- a CDS encoding type II secretion system F family protein produces MKYFEVNYLFKGQKTKTVVKSPNRSDAIAIAKVKIPGVILNVKETSAPLEDQLSELKTQFLGALFRKKIKMPNLIAAIRQLSVMTNAGISIHDSVKEVANATVDKSLKEIFNSVNDDLNSGLSLTQALMSYREEVGDVTLALVELGESTGNMAESLEKLAEILEEIEENRQKFKKAMRYPITVVIAIAIAFSILMVYVVPKFKDIFSKLKAELPLPTKILLFMENLINNYGLYLLAAIFITIVLFKYLLVHNEEFKKKYDQYILKLYLIGNIIFYATLSRFCLVFTELIRAGIPIADALDTALLTLDNTHLKKRLSAVKVSVQRGISLTESFRDTGLFEGMLIQMIQAGEQSGTLDKMLEKVTQYFKSRFSQIIDNIASYIEPILLGFIAAMVLLMALGIFMPMWDMAKAVKS; encoded by the coding sequence ATGAAATATTTTGAAGTGAATTACCTTTTTAAAGGTCAAAAAACTAAAACTGTTGTTAAGTCACCGAACCGTAGCGATGCTATTGCCATTGCAAAAGTTAAAATTCCTGGTGTTATTTTAAATGTTAAAGAGACTTCCGCACCCCTTGAAGACCAACTGAGTGAATTAAAAACGCAGTTTTTAGGCGCGCTTTTTCGTAAAAAAATCAAGATGCCAAACCTCATTGCCGCAATCAGACAACTCAGCGTTATGACCAATGCAGGGATTTCTATTCACGATAGCGTCAAAGAAGTTGCCAATGCCACTGTTGACAAATCACTCAAAGAAATCTTTAACAGTGTCAATGACGATCTCAACTCGGGTCTTAGCCTCACACAAGCCTTAATGAGTTACCGTGAAGAGGTTGGCGATGTGACACTGGCTCTTGTTGAGCTGGGTGAAAGTACCGGTAACATGGCAGAATCTTTGGAAAAACTCGCAGAAATTTTGGAAGAAATTGAAGAAAATAGACAAAAATTTAAAAAAGCGATGCGTTATCCAATTACCGTCGTCATTGCCATTGCCATTGCTTTTTCAATTTTAATGGTTTATGTCGTTCCCAAATTTAAAGATATTTTCTCAAAGCTCAAGGCGGAACTTCCCCTACCTACGAAGATCCTTCTTTTTATGGAAAATCTGATTAATAATTATGGTCTCTACCTTCTTGCGGCGATTTTTATTACCATTGTTCTCTTTAAATATCTTCTAGTGCACAACGAAGAGTTCAAAAAAAAGTATGATCAATATATTCTCAAGCTTTATCTTATTGGTAACATCATCTTTTATGCCACTCTGAGTCGTTTTTGCCTTGTCTTTACCGAGCTTATTCGTGCAGGTATTCCGATCGCTGATGCGTTGGATACAGCCTTGTTAACGCTGGATAACACCCATCTTAAAAAAAGACTCTCGGCGGTTAAAGTTTCCGTTCAGCGTGGTATCTCGCTAACCGAATCGTTTCGTGATACAGGGCTTTTTGAGGGAATGTTAATTCAGATGATTCAAGCAGGTGAGCAAAGTGGTACACTGGATAAAATGCTGGAAAAAGTGACACAATATTTCAAGTCACGCTTTAGCCAAATTATCGACAATATTGCAAGTTATATTGAGCCTATTTTGCTTGGATTTATTGCAGCGATGGTTCTTTTAATGGCACTTGGTATTTTTATGCCAATGTGGGATATGGCAAAAGCGGTTAAATCGTAA
- a CDS encoding acylphosphatase yields MVNTYLLNVTGHVQGVGYRRFVLSVAKALDYVGYVKNLEDGSVEVVINTEFEEELEFFISKLYDGTLFSAVHDVTCKKIDAVIFDDFEKR; encoded by the coding sequence ATGGTGAATACCTATCTGCTCAATGTCACAGGGCATGTTCAAGGCGTAGGGTATCGTCGTTTTGTGCTCAGTGTGGCAAAGGCTTTGGACTATGTCGGGTATGTGAAAAATCTTGAAGACGGCAGCGTTGAAGTGGTCATCAACACTGAATTTGAAGAAGAGTTGGAGTTTTTTATCAGCAAGCTTTACGATGGAACACTGTTTTCAGCGGTTCATGACGTTACATGTAAAAAGATCGATGCAGTGATCTTTGATGATTTTGAAAAGAGATAA
- the flgH gene encoding flagellar basal body L-ring protein FlgH has product MRVLTCSFVAVLALAGCSAHPASPQISMKAPVYVDEIPSRVNENVTPNPGSLFGQGDNPLFADLKAMHINDVVTVTITENTAQSSTGKKTLEKENSSNLGAGITTAGGGVAGNAARQLNKVGNIGFTAGSSNSFTGSGTNTRNESFSTTISARIIKILNNGNYFIEGSRELLINGEKQMIQVSGVIRPYDIDQYNNIDSKYIAEAKILYKTEGDIDQTNTKPWGTKFMETIWPF; this is encoded by the coding sequence ATGAGAGTTCTTACATGTAGCTTTGTAGCTGTTTTGGCTTTAGCGGGTTGTTCTGCACATCCTGCGAGTCCTCAAATTAGCATGAAAGCGCCTGTTTATGTCGATGAAATTCCTTCGCGCGTGAATGAAAATGTGACCCCTAACCCTGGAAGTCTTTTTGGTCAAGGGGATAATCCTCTCTTTGCCGATCTTAAAGCAATGCACATCAATGATGTCGTAACCGTGACGATTACAGAGAATACAGCCCAAAGTTCTACAGGGAAAAAAACACTTGAAAAAGAAAACTCAAGTAACCTTGGTGCAGGTATAACAACTGCTGGTGGGGGCGTGGCTGGTAATGCGGCGAGGCAACTCAATAAAGTAGGCAACATTGGCTTTACCGCAGGATCAAGTAACTCTTTTACGGGATCAGGAACAAACACCCGAAATGAGAGTTTTTCCACGACGATTTCAGCACGTATCATTAAAATTTTAAATAATGGCAATTATTTTATTGAAGGGAGTCGTGAGTTATTGATCAACGGTGAGAAACAGATGATTCAAGTGAGCGGTGTGATTCGCCCGTATGATATTGATCAGTACAATAACATTGATTCTAAATACATTGCTGAAGCGAAGATTCTCTATAAAACAGAAGGCGATATTGATCAAACGAACACAAAACCATGGGGTACCAAATTTATGGAAACCATTTGGCCATTTTAA
- a CDS encoding alpha/beta fold hydrolase has product MAKREIVFQNSTYALSYELLNQHQPQTILFLHGWGSSKEIMKQAFGKCFPAYQHLYLDLPGFGASSINDVIETGTYADIVQVFLKALHVKPLIVFGHSFGGKVATLLQPEVLVLLSSAGILVPKSLKIRVKIALFKMLKPFAPRSFYRFFATKDVEGMSNVMYEILKRVVNEDLSAQFLTCKAKSFLFWGKEDTATPLSSGEKMHSLIKGSHFYAMEGDHFFFIKQAKQIEKTLGEFGW; this is encoded by the coding sequence ATGGCTAAGAGAGAGATTGTATTTCAAAATAGCACGTATGCGCTCTCCTACGAGCTACTCAATCAACATCAACCTCAAACGATTCTGTTTCTACATGGCTGGGGAAGCAGTAAAGAGATCATGAAGCAGGCGTTTGGCAAGTGCTTTCCCGCGTATCAACATCTCTATCTAGATCTTCCTGGATTTGGAGCTTCTTCCATTAATGATGTCATTGAAACAGGAACCTACGCAGATATTGTTCAGGTTTTTTTAAAAGCGTTACATGTAAAGCCTCTTATCGTTTTTGGACACTCCTTTGGGGGAAAAGTCGCAACCTTGCTTCAGCCAGAGGTGTTGGTGTTACTCTCCAGTGCTGGCATCCTTGTGCCAAAATCCTTGAAAATCAGAGTAAAAATAGCGCTTTTTAAAATGCTCAAACCTTTTGCTCCACGCTCGTTCTACCGTTTCTTTGCAACCAAAGATGTGGAAGGAATGAGCAACGTGATGTATGAAATTCTCAAACGCGTTGTCAACGAAGACTTGAGTGCGCAATTTCTTACATGTAAAGCCAAAAGCTTTCTGTTTTGGGGAAAAGAGGACACCGCAACCCCTCTTTCAAGTGGCGAAAAGATGCACTCTCTCATTAAAGGAAGTCATTTTTATGCGATGGAAGGCGATCACTTCTTTTTTATCAAACAGGCAAAACAGATTGAAAAAACACTGGGAGAGTTTGGATGGTGA
- a CDS encoding type II toxin-antitoxin system Phd/YefM family antitoxin, whose product MTYAKNEIMTATDMVRNFSSVLGSISKGENKRIVIVKNNRFEAVMITVDEYEKMSEAVHILEKIYASTKKKSDG is encoded by the coding sequence ATGACCTACGCTAAAAACGAGATAATGACAGCAACCGACATGGTGCGCAACTTTAGCTCCGTCTTAGGAAGCATCAGCAAAGGCGAAAACAAACGTATCGTCATCGTGAAAAATAACCGTTTTGAAGCGGTGATGATCACGGTGGACGAATACGAAAAAATGAGCGAAGCGGTTCATATTTTGGAAAAAATCTACGCTAGCACGAAAAAGAAGAGTGATGGCTAA
- a CDS encoding GatB/YqeY domain-containing protein yields MSQLKTKLQDDLKEAMKTKDNFKRDVIRFLMSALKQIEVDERKELSDADIMKIIQKSLKQRDDASTAFKEADRMDLYDKEMAEAAILKSYLPQQLDDEALKIIVQKHIQSSGATSLKEIGKIMAGVLAECEGVADGKRINAIAKELLI; encoded by the coding sequence ATGTCACAACTCAAAACAAAACTCCAAGATGATCTCAAAGAGGCAATGAAAACCAAAGACAATTTTAAACGTGATGTGATTCGTTTTTTGATGAGTGCACTCAAACAAATCGAAGTCGATGAGCGCAAAGAGCTGAGTGATGCGGACATCATGAAAATCATCCAAAAATCACTCAAACAACGCGATGACGCCTCAACCGCCTTTAAAGAAGCAGACCGAATGGATCTTTACGATAAAGAGATGGCAGAAGCGGCTATTTTAAAATCGTATTTGCCACAACAATTGGATGATGAAGCACTTAAAATCATCGTTCAAAAGCACATTCAATCCAGTGGTGCCACGAGTCTGAAAGAGATTGGAAAGATTATGGCAGGAGTCCTTGCGGAATGCGAAGGTGTGGCAGATGGTAAACGCATCAACGCCATTGCCAAAGAACTTTTAATTTAG
- a CDS encoding Mur ligase family protein, with protein MDQMVLSVVHLCFILGIGFYFITAMQWYSYRLERIFFHYNRYDWHLYFFALPLIGYYLLEGIFLYAFVALFLALLFVWQKKMDKKLVWTARVKRFFLFLMVATLFQDLLCLMLASCFKLGIIIPLAVAQCASMVYEKILFEGFKKEAQHTLMNNPKLKVVAITASYGKTSIKNFLAQILSSQLKVYKTPRSVNTLGGIIKDINESLPDVCDVYIVEAGARVRGDIDEIARLVHPHIAVVGCIGEQHIEYFKTLENIRNTKMEMINSTRLEHAFVHESANIKPTSMILSFGSELSDIEASLHGLSFSMMLDGVKEHFTCKLLGAFNAINIAAAIHVARALGLELSVIKEAVANLQGVEHRLQKIEAGGKLIIDDSYNGNLEGMLSSYDLVATHVGRKVIITPGIVESSEEANAALAQKIDAVFDLVILTGKANVEILDLHVKKAQKIILSDKSKLQETLAEQTHAGDVILFSNDAPNFI; from the coding sequence ATGGATCAAATGGTTTTAAGTGTGGTACATCTGTGTTTTATTTTAGGAATCGGGTTTTATTTTATCACCGCAATGCAGTGGTACAGCTACAGGCTTGAGCGCATTTTCTTTCATTACAACCGTTACGACTGGCATCTATACTTCTTTGCGCTCCCTTTAATCGGTTACTATCTTTTAGAAGGCATTTTTCTCTACGCGTTTGTTGCACTCTTTTTAGCACTGCTGTTTGTTTGGCAAAAAAAGATGGACAAAAAATTGGTTTGGACGGCACGCGTCAAACGCTTTTTCCTTTTTTTAATGGTAGCAACCTTGTTTCAAGATCTTTTATGTTTAATGCTTGCCTCATGTTTCAAACTGGGCATCATCATTCCTTTGGCGGTGGCTCAATGTGCAAGTATGGTGTACGAAAAGATCCTTTTTGAAGGGTTTAAAAAAGAAGCACAGCACACATTGATGAATAATCCAAAGCTCAAAGTGGTTGCCATTACTGCCAGTTACGGAAAAACGAGCATTAAAAATTTTCTGGCACAGATTTTAAGCAGCCAACTCAAGGTCTACAAAACGCCTCGCAGTGTCAATACTCTTGGAGGCATCATCAAAGACATTAATGAATCACTACCTGATGTATGCGATGTTTACATCGTTGAAGCAGGAGCACGTGTGCGAGGTGACATTGATGAGATTGCGCGACTGGTTCATCCGCATATCGCCGTGGTTGGGTGCATTGGAGAACAGCATATTGAGTACTTTAAAACGCTTGAAAACATCCGCAATACCAAAATGGAGATGATCAACTCAACGCGACTTGAACACGCTTTTGTGCATGAGAGTGCCAACATTAAACCAACCTCGATGATCCTCTCATTTGGCTCTGAGTTGAGCGATATTGAAGCCTCATTGCACGGTTTGAGCTTTTCTATGATGCTTGATGGCGTTAAAGAGCACTTTACATGTAAGCTTTTGGGCGCGTTTAATGCTATCAATATTGCCGCTGCGATTCACGTTGCGCGTGCGTTGGGGTTGGAACTTTCTGTGATTAAAGAAGCGGTTGCAAATCTGCAAGGCGTGGAGCATCGTCTGCAAAAAATTGAAGCAGGTGGAAAGCTTATTATTGATGATAGTTACAATGGTAATTTAGAAGGCATGCTGAGCTCATACGATCTTGTTGCAACGCACGTGGGGCGCAAAGTGATCATCACGCCAGGCATTGTTGAAAGCAGTGAAGAGGCCAATGCCGCTCTAGCGCAAAAAATAGACGCTGTTTTTGATCTGGTGATCCTCACAGGCAAGGCTAATGTTGAGATCTTAGACTTACATGTAAAAAAAGCGCAGAAGATTATACTCAGTGATAAATCAAAACTCCAAGAGACCTTGGCGGAACAAACGCATGCGGGAGATGTGATACTTTTTTCGAATGATGCTCCAAATTTTATCTAA
- a CDS encoding D-alanine--D-alanine ligase: MTVAVLFGAQSFEHEISVVSAIALKKVLKCDIVYIFCDYERNFYLIPTDKITSKRFSSGEYKKDKTLFLKQGGFYAKKMLGEEKVAFDVMINLVHGRDGEDGKLSSMLDFFGVPYIGPRTEGSCISYNKLFTKLYAGEVGVNVLDYQALRKGSDELIRIPYPFIVKPLRLGSSIGIGIVKEKKELEYALDVAFEFDDTVLIEPFISGVKEYNLAGCKTDTFQFSIIEEPQKEEFLDFDKKYLDFSRTKRVNEATLDAQEEAGIKEAFERLYDPLFLGALIRCDFFVVEGKVYLNEINPIPGSMANYLFDDFDSVIKALSNYLPKDITMSKEYRYINSIQAAKGK; this comes from the coding sequence ATGACTGTAGCCGTTTTATTTGGCGCCCAAAGTTTTGAACATGAGATTAGCGTGGTGAGTGCCATCGCGCTTAAAAAAGTCCTAAAATGCGACATTGTTTATATTTTTTGTGATTATGAACGCAATTTTTACCTGATCCCGACCGATAAAATTACCTCCAAACGCTTTAGCAGTGGTGAGTACAAAAAAGACAAAACGCTTTTTCTCAAACAGGGTGGTTTTTACGCTAAAAAGATGTTGGGTGAAGAAAAAGTTGCCTTTGATGTGATGATTAACCTTGTGCATGGAAGAGATGGCGAAGATGGAAAACTTAGCTCCATGCTTGATTTTTTTGGTGTGCCTTACATTGGTCCACGCACAGAGGGAAGTTGCATCAGTTACAACAAACTTTTTACGAAACTCTACGCTGGGGAAGTGGGTGTCAATGTGCTCGATTACCAAGCGCTTCGCAAAGGCAGTGATGAGCTGATTCGTATTCCGTATCCTTTTATTGTCAAACCGCTTCGTCTTGGAAGCTCCATTGGTATTGGTATTGTCAAAGAGAAAAAAGAGCTTGAGTATGCGCTCGATGTTGCCTTTGAATTTGATGACACGGTTTTAATTGAGCCTTTTATCAGTGGCGTTAAAGAGTACAATCTTGCAGGGTGCAAGACTGATACGTTTCAATTTTCGATCATCGAAGAGCCTCAAAAAGAGGAATTTTTAGACTTTGATAAAAAGTACTTGGACTTTTCACGTACCAAAAGAGTCAATGAAGCCACGCTTGATGCCCAAGAAGAAGCAGGCATTAAAGAGGCATTTGAGAGGCTTTACGATCCACTCTTTTTAGGCGCACTCATTCGTTGTGACTTCTTTGTCGTTGAGGGCAAAGTTTATTTGAATGAGATCAACCCCATTCCAGGAAGCATGGCAAATTACCTTTTTGATGATTTTGATAGCGTGATTAAAGCGCTTTCAAACTACTTACCCAAAGATATTACGATGAGCAAAGAGTACCGTTATATTAACTCGATTCAAGCCGCTAAAGGGAAGTAA